One Scylla paramamosain isolate STU-SP2022 chromosome 7, ASM3559412v1, whole genome shotgun sequence DNA window includes the following coding sequences:
- the LOC135102357 gene encoding F-box/LRR-repeat protein 2-like isoform X3, producing the protein MWSDEGAGAAAGDLDRAGIPCDASHSQERSSSSSCSEDGGEANAPQAQCHVHCVPREILLYIFSFLSVQELGRSVEPVCVAWRDLARDPTLRTCLIFSFQNHVDGDRIKSLLASAPLLATLELQSREDAQDLLLHAASFCPRLKELTVKFSDGLTEVVFRALMENCSRLQSLNVEGSRVCDRESFILMAGFLHLRHLNLSHCDLLDDVGLITIAKQCRSLEYLDIDGITNIHDNSVIFLTESLSHSLKYLFLDGEKLTDASYQSLRTCTQLLKLGVSFCEKMTDKGLLGIVCLRNLTWLKLRKGCQLTPAGLRTLFEDGRLPHLAHVNLGECSLLDDSVLEAMAGCCPQLLHLALHWCWEVTDAGVSAIIARCPRLQVLDLVGVVQLTGTVFGSVPTALPDLLILDLEQCNDVDDVLLQVVVSQMPSLRVFNYWGDPVVASESSDESDNSDSGTTRMEGGGRTVSRVSTVPQQESLRG; encoded by the coding sequence ATGTGGAGTGATGAAGGAGCTGGTGCGGCGGCAGGAGACCTAGATAGGGCAGGGATCCCATGTGATGCGAGTCACTCACAAGAGAGGTCGtccagcagcagctgcagcgaGGACGGGGGCGAGGCCAACGCACCTCAAGCCCAGTGCCATGTGCACTGTGTGCCGCGAGAGATTCTATTGTACATCTTCAGCTTCCTGAGTGTGCAGGAGCTGGGGCGAAGTGTGGAGCCTGTTTGCGTGGCATGGCGAGACTTGGCCAGGGATCCAACTCTGAGGACATGCCTCATCTTCTCCTTTCAGAATCACGTAGATGGAGATCGTATCAAGAGCTTGCTGGCCAGCGCGCCTCTACTGGCGACACTGGAACTGCAAAGCCGCGAGGACGCGCAGGACCTACTGCTGCATGCCGCCTCTTTTTGCCCTAGGTTGAAGGAACTCACCGTTAAGTTTAGTGATGGATTAACGGAAGTTGTTTTTAGGGCGTTAATGGAAAATTGCTCTCGCTTGCAAAGTTTAAACGTAGAGGGCTCGCGTGTGTGCGACAGAGAATCTTTCATTTTAATGGCGGGCTTTCTGCACCTGCGGCACCTTAATTTGTCCCACTGCGACCTATTGGATGATGTGGGTCTCATCACAATAGCCAAGCAGTGTCGGTCGCTGGAGTATCTCGATATTGATGGAATCACCAATATCCATGACAACTCCGTCATATTCCTTACGGAGAGTTTGAGTCATTCCCTCAAGTATCTCTTCCTTGATGGTGAGAAGCTCACTGACGCTTCTTATCAGTCTCTACGAACATGTACCCAGTTATTGAAACTAGGGGTTTCTTTCTGCGAAAAGATGACGGATAAAGGCCTACTGGGAATCGTATGTCTAAGAAATCTCACGTGGCTCAAGCTACGCAAGGGCTGCCAGCTGACGCCAGCTGGGCTCAGAACTCTTTTTGAGGACGGTAGGTTGCCTCATTTAGCTCATGTCAACCTAGGAGAGTGTTCCCTGCTTGATGACAGTGTGTTGGAGGCCATGGCAGGATGCTGCCCACAACTGTTGCACTTGGCACTACACTGGTGCTGGGAAGTGACAGATGCAGGGGTGAGTGCCATCATCGCACGTTGTCCTCGACTGCAAGTGTTAGATCTGGTAGGCGTGGTGCAGCTCACTGGCACAGTCTTCGGTAGCGTGCCAACAGCCCTACCGGACCTGCTCATCTTGGACTTGGAGCAGTGTAATGACGTTGATGACGTCCTCCTCCAGGTGGTGGTGAGCCAGATGCCCTCACTCCGTGTGTTCAACTACTGGGGAGACCCAGTGGTGGCATCCGAATCCAGTGATGAAAGCGACAACAGTGATTCGGGAACAACTCGAATGGAAGGTGGCGGGCGAACTGTTTCCAGAGTCTCGACTGTGCCTCAACAGGAATCCCTGCGGGGTTAG